From the genome of Xiphophorus hellerii strain 12219 chromosome 11, Xiphophorus_hellerii-4.1, whole genome shotgun sequence, one region includes:
- the LOC116728670 gene encoding leucine-rich repeat neuronal protein 4, with amino-acid sequence MRNHPFPLVIMCLLSIRDFCPLSAAGTGVPPRGPVFPTDDYSIYEDVSTPAMTTDARTFQRCDYHPCNENQTPCEDLAASFGCLCPGISLPDQHPESPTLSSVSWNGSAVVVRWCAPPSYVTSYVVTMKGGEKQIVKEDQRSTTLNQIDHKAEVCVAAINDAGESGWSCMEYTPASNSLPLAAGLIGGALGLLLLILLVVLLCRRRRQKKKREATHV; translated from the coding sequence ATGAGGAACCATCCCTTCCCGCTCGTGATCATGTGCCTGCTTTCCATCAGGGATTTCTGTCCGCTGTCCGCTGCAGGCACAGGAGTGCCTCCCAGAGGTCCCGTCTTTCCCACAGACGACTACAGCATATATGAGGATGTATCCACTCCTGCTATGACTACAGATGCTAGAACATTCCAGCGGTGCGACTACCACCCCTGCAATGAGAACCAGACCCCCTGTGAGGACCTCGCTGCCTCTTTCGGCTGCTTGTGCCCGGGTATCTCGTTGCCCGACCAGCATCCAGAAAGTCCCACTCTGAGCTCAGTGTCCTGGAACGGCTCGGCAGTAGTGGTTCGCTGGTGTGCGCCACCTTCATACGTCACATCTTATGTTGTGACGATGAAAGGTGGGGAGAAGCAGATAGTGAAGGAGGACCAAAGGAGCACAACGTTGAACCAGATCGACCACAAAGCGGAGGTCTGTGTGGCAGCTATAAACGACGCGGGGGAAAGCGGTTGGTCCTGTATGGAGTACACGCCGGCTAGCAACAGCCTGCCCCTGGCAGCAGGCCTCATCGGCGGGGCGTTGGGCCTCCTGCTGCTGATTCTGCTGGTCGTTCTGCTGTGTAGGCGCAGGAGGCAAAAGAAGAAACGGGAGGCCACGCATGTATGA
- the LOC116728658 gene encoding histone-lysine N-methyltransferase PRDM9, translated as MTSRRTEYAASLDTSASSAGSRKQSIINIPDRMEPCYDRKADTKGGYGAPQGGGVTVTSLKSRLAPTIQTAMSAAVDTLLGEVVVVLNETQQELLHKEQENQRLKVRLEVSERELKTLQECLCSAQKLIDQLQVSYTGPQQIGQSVFGPSLSSMASLTPGLDRDHQNPRNVNGAGVDLGLGGSVDESLHGFEPRDEYKMCQLSIQPDGSVTNHTLDSFSSSSSHMCSDTRGADDRQPQGPSGGSRFEIKEEQGPPSGSGQPNRKDSQVGDGDGSSLNVGDIAYGQVGGEGGTLRSFSNPLRHQRLMRECGGALQQQQGSLDGQKPLSRTFGASRGDTVSPGRAEEPAGPSAPDTSGEPSADRPHHCLECGKTFRLISSLKKHIRIHTGEKPYPCTVCGRRFRESGALKTHLRIHTGEKPYSCSECGNCFRHLDGLRKHRRTHTGEKPYVCAICGKRLSRLQHLKHHQLIHTGERPCCCPFCNRTFKEPAALRKHVRTHRDEGGHMGIGPSEETDPDAMDDINNLHPAAPSPQMRFGEWGAEEEEDGSVADCV; from the exons ATGACGTCCCGGAGGACAGAGTACGCAGCTAGCCTGGACACCTCTGCATCCAGCGCGGGGAGCCGCAAGCAGAGCATCATCAACATCCCCGACAGGATGGAGCCCTGCTACGACCGCAAAGCGGACACCAAGGGCGGGTACGGAGCTCCTCAGGGCGGCGGCGTGACGGTAACCTCGCTGAAATCCCGCCTGGCCCCGACCATCCAGACCGCCATGTCCGCCGCCGTGGACACGCTGCTGGGAGAGGTGGTGGTCGTGCTGAACGAGACCcagcaggagctgctgcacaAGGAGCAGGAGAACCAGAGGCTCAAGGTGCGGCTGGAGGTCTCCGAGAGGGAGCTGAAGACCCTGCAGGAGTGTCTGTGCAGCGCCCAGAAGCTCATAGACCAGCTGCAGGTCTCCTACACGGGCCCCCAGCAGATCGGCCAGTCGGTGTTTGGCCCCTCGCTCTCTTCCATGGCTTCTCTGACCCCAGGCTTGGACCGAGACCACCAGAACCCCAGGAACGTGAACGGAGCAGGCGTGGATCTGGGTCTGGGCGGCTCCGTGGATGAATCTCTTCATGGCTTCGAGCCGAGAGATGAATACAAAATGTGCCAGCTTTCGATCCAGCCAGACGGCTCCGTGACGAACCACACTCTGGACTCGTTTTCCTCCAGCTCCTCTCACATGTGCTCAGACACCAGAGGAGCGG ATGACCGGCAGCCTCAGGGTCCCAGTGGAGGATCCAGATTTGAGATAAAAGAGGAGCAGGGGCCACCGTCAGGTTCTGGTCAGCCCAATAGGAAGGACAGCCAGGTTGGGGACGGAGACGGCTCGTCCCTTAATGTGGGGGACATTGCTTACGGTCAGGTTGGAGGTGAAGGAGGAACTCTGCGTTCTTTCTCCAACCCGCTACGTCACCAAAGACTCATGCGGGAGTGTGGCGGTGccttgcagcagcagcagggaagTCTTGATGGACAGAAACCTTTGTCAAGGACTTTTGGAGCAAGCAGAGGTGACACCGTTTCACCAGGCAGAGCCGAGGAGCCTGCGGGGCCGTCGGCTCCCGACACCTCTGGGGAGCCCTCGGCGGACCGGCCTCACCACTGCTTGGAGTGCGGCAAGACCTTCCGTCTGATCTCCAGCCTGAAGAAGCACATCCGCATCCACACGGGCGAGAAGCCGTACCCGTGCACGGTGTGTGGCCGCCGCTTCCGTGAGTCCGGGGCGCTCAAAACGCACCTGCGCATTCACACCGGCGAGAAGCCCTACTCGTGCTCCGAATGCGGCAACTGCTTCCGCCACCTGGACGGTCTGCGCAAGCACCGGCGCACTCACACGGGCGAGAAGCCCTACGTGTGCGCCATCTGCGGGAAGCGCCTGAGTCGCCTGCAGCACCTCAAACACCACCAGCTCATCCACACCGGCGAGAGGCCCTGCTGCTGCCCCTTCTGCAACCGCACCTTCAAGGAGCCCGCGGCGCTGCGCAAGCACGTCCGGACGCACCGCGACGAGGGCGGCCACATGGGCATCGGCCCCAGCGAGGAGACGGACCCAGACGCCATGGACGACATCAATAACCTCCATCCTGCAGCTCCCTCTCCTCAGATGCGGTTCGGGGAATGGggggcggaggaggaggaggacggctCGGTTGCAGACTGTGTTTAG